A region of Candidatus Coatesbacteria bacterium DNA encodes the following proteins:
- a CDS encoding sigma-70 family RNA polymerase sigma factor, which yields MDKSDTQPKLEAENPLGDDKHRKTKGDALQRTVTLSQSEREAYEKFVDEHSKEVFSIAMVLTGDYHKASELAQEAFLKLYRSLRHFDPGRSLRNWLFTVLKNLYIDSWRRENRMKTTSIDEPIHLGGGSSVPFQLESETADPEQRTGSREVARIVRSAISKLPSKYAMAVALCDLEGLTYEEISEVMDCSIGTVRSRIHRGRKLLKQRLEHLAPQLLGTT from the coding sequence ATGGACAAGAGCGACACCCAGCCCAAACTCGAAGCCGAGAACCCGCTGGGGGACGACAAGCACCGGAAGACCAAGGGGGACGCTTTGCAGCGGACCGTCACACTTTCGCAGAGCGAGCGCGAGGCCTACGAGAAGTTCGTCGACGAGCACAGCAAAGAGGTCTTCAGCATCGCCATGGTGCTCACCGGCGACTACCACAAGGCCAGCGAGCTGGCCCAGGAAGCCTTCCTCAAGCTCTACCGCTCGCTGAGACACTTCGATCCCGGCCGCTCGCTGCGCAACTGGCTGTTCACCGTGCTGAAGAACCTCTACATCGATTCCTGGCGCCGTGAAAACCGGATGAAAACCACCTCGATCGACGAACCCATCCACCTCGGCGGCGGCTCCAGCGTGCCCTTCCAACTCGAAAGCGAGACCGCCGATCCCGAACAACGCACCGGCTCCCGCGAAGTGGCCCGCATCGTCCGCTCCGCCATCAGCAAGCTGCCCAGCAAGTACGCCATGGCCGTCGCCCTCTGTGACCTCGAAGGCCTGACCTACGAGGAGATCAGCGAGGTGATGGACTGCTCGATCGGCACAGTCCGCTCACGCATCCACCGCGGCCGCAAACTGCTCAAGCAACGCCTGGAACACCTGGCGCCCCAACTCCTGGGTACCACCTAA